The Leptospira venezuelensis genome contains a region encoding:
- a CDS encoding STAS domain-containing protein, which produces MKIKVTTKNDVHIVKIEGPIKAGNEFELGQKIEEYISKGDVPKFIIDLKKVPFINSAGLGMFLNIYKHIDGLKGRMVFTNLNNDIENLMEITKLASIFEIYKTLEEAIESFEY; this is translated from the coding sequence ATGAAAATCAAAGTCACCACTAAAAATGACGTTCACATCGTCAAGATCGAAGGCCCAATCAAAGCGGGCAATGAATTCGAACTTGGTCAAAAAATCGAGGAGTATATCTCGAAAGGTGACGTTCCGAAGTTTATCATCGACCTAAAAAAAGTTCCTTTCATCAACTCTGCAGGTTTGGGGATGTTTTTGAATATCTACAAACATATCGACGGTTTGAAAGGTCGCATGGTATTCACCAATTTGAATAACGATATCGAAAATCTAATGGAGATTACAAAGTTAGCCAGCATTTTCGAGATCTACAAAACGCTGGAAGAGGCTATCGAATCCTTCGAGTATTAG
- a CDS encoding glycosyltransferase family 2 protein, giving the protein MPAKPPLLSLVIPVYNEEKTIPELVKRLRGLLTILKEKHHFGKEDAEILFVNDGSRDGTFDVLKKFCESEPGFFLLNLSRNYGHQLAITAGIDTARGETVAVMDGDLQDPPEFVADLYAKMSEGYDVVYARRKKREGESFFKLITAHVFYRILKKLTRFEIPIDTGDFRIMSRRVTNVLVSMKEQHRYIRGLIAWIGFRQTGLEYDRDERFDGETKFSVSKMLKFALDGITSFSSAPLKFSSYLGFASAFFGALYTIYILYLKLFTDNTIQGWTSVMIVVLVLGGIQLIALGMIGEYLSRVHDQSKNRPLYVIEKIYSVRSKSKK; this is encoded by the coding sequence ATGCCCGCAAAGCCCCCTCTTTTATCTCTAGTCATTCCCGTTTATAACGAGGAAAAAACCATCCCCGAACTTGTGAAAAGACTTCGGGGTCTACTCACTATCTTAAAAGAAAAACATCACTTCGGTAAAGAAGATGCAGAAATTCTTTTTGTAAACGATGGCTCAAGAGACGGGACCTTCGATGTCTTAAAAAAATTCTGCGAATCAGAGCCAGGCTTTTTTCTTTTAAACTTATCTAGAAACTATGGACACCAATTGGCAATCACTGCAGGGATCGATACTGCCAGAGGCGAAACAGTTGCCGTAATGGACGGTGATCTCCAGGATCCACCGGAATTTGTTGCGGACCTTTATGCAAAGATGTCAGAAGGTTACGATGTTGTCTATGCGAGAAGAAAGAAAAGAGAAGGTGAGTCCTTTTTCAAACTAATCACCGCTCATGTATTTTATAGGATCCTAAAAAAACTAACTAGGTTTGAAATCCCAATCGATACCGGAGATTTCAGGATCATGAGCAGAAGGGTGACTAATGTTTTAGTCTCCATGAAAGAACAACATCGTTATATCAGAGGATTGATCGCTTGGATTGGTTTCAGACAAACTGGTTTGGAGTATGATCGCGACGAACGTTTTGACGGAGAGACTAAATTTTCCGTTAGTAAGATGCTCAAGTTCGCTTTGGATGGGATCACTTCCTTCTCCTCTGCCCCGCTTAAATTTTCTTCTTATTTAGGATTTGCTTCTGCATTTTTCGGAGCATTATATACGATCTATATTCTATACTTAAAACTCTTTACTGATAATACCATCCAAGGCTGGACCTCGGTCATGATCGTAGTGTTGGTATTAGGTGGGATACAACTCATCGCGTTGGGTATGATAGGAGAATATCTAAGCAGAGTTCATGATCAATCCAAGAATCGCCCTCTTTATGTGATCGAAAAGATCTACTCTGTGAGATCAAAATCTAAAAAATGA